One genomic segment of Paraburkholderia hospita includes these proteins:
- a CDS encoding isochorismatase family cysteine hydrolase: MSNPVYRAERTGLLLVDPYNDFLSEGGKVFPMIKEIAAEVGLLDNLRAAVAAARKANVQVFYVPHRRWEPGDYDNWDHPNPTQRLVQQRHTFEKGTWGGEFHPDFQPQAGDIIIKEHWAQSGFANTDLDFQLKQQGVTHVIAIGLLANTCMESTCRFAMELGYHVTLVRDATAAFTKEMMHAAHELNGPTFAHEILRTAELVAALAEVQGGRS, from the coding sequence ATGTCCAATCCTGTTTATCGCGCGGAACGCACCGGCTTGCTGCTGGTCGATCCGTACAACGATTTTCTGTCGGAAGGCGGCAAGGTCTTCCCCATGATCAAGGAGATCGCCGCCGAAGTCGGATTGCTGGACAACCTTCGTGCGGCGGTCGCTGCCGCGCGCAAGGCCAACGTCCAGGTGTTCTATGTGCCGCACCGCCGCTGGGAACCGGGTGACTACGACAACTGGGATCATCCGAATCCGACGCAACGTCTCGTGCAGCAACGTCACACGTTCGAGAAGGGAACGTGGGGCGGCGAATTTCATCCTGACTTCCAGCCGCAGGCAGGCGACATCATCATCAAGGAACACTGGGCACAAAGCGGTTTCGCCAACACCGATCTCGACTTTCAGCTCAAGCAGCAAGGCGTCACGCATGTGATCGCCATCGGACTGCTGGCGAATACCTGCATGGAGTCGACGTGCCGCTTCGCGATGGAACTGGGCTATCACGTCACGCTCGTGCGCGATGCAACAGCCGCTTTCACGAAGGAAATGATGCACGCGGCCCACGAACTGAACGGCCCTACTTTCGCGCATGAAATCCTGAGAACGGCAGAGCTGGTCGCAGCGCTAGCCGAAGTACAGGGAGGCCGCTCATGA
- a CDS encoding epoxide hydrolase family protein, with protein MQNDILPQVPSRRRFIGVAAAAIAAGSLSRFAFAQTSQTVTEITPAAGGDKTAIRKLRVHVPESQLTDLRRRIKATKWPERETVTDASQGVQLATMQKLATYWSTNYDWRKVEARLNALPQYVTEIDGLDIHFIHVRSKQKDALPMIITHGWPGSIIEQMKVIDPLTNPTAHGGSASDAFDVVIPSLPGYGFSGKPTATGWDPARIARAWVVLMQRLGYTRYVAQGGDWGNAVTEQMALLTPPGLIGIHTNMPATVPDDIANALKYGNPPPAGLSPDEQHAFDQLDYFYKHGLGYAQEMAGRPQTLYGIEDSPIGLAAWMLDHDAASQAMIARVFNGQTEGLSRDDVLDNVTLYWVTNTGISSARLYWENKLNFFAPKHVTIPVAVSVFPDEIYSAPKSWTEKAYPKLIHYNRLPRGGHFAAWEQPQEFTDEVRVSFRSLR; from the coding sequence ATGCAAAACGATATCCTTCCTCAAGTCCCGTCGCGTCGCCGCTTTATCGGCGTGGCCGCAGCCGCGATCGCCGCAGGTTCGTTGAGTCGATTCGCCTTTGCTCAAACCAGTCAGACAGTCACTGAAATCACGCCGGCGGCAGGCGGAGACAAGACGGCCATTCGCAAGCTTCGCGTGCACGTGCCGGAATCGCAACTGACCGATCTGCGCCGACGCATCAAGGCGACCAAGTGGCCCGAGCGCGAGACCGTCACCGATGCATCACAAGGCGTGCAACTCGCGACGATGCAAAAGCTCGCCACCTACTGGTCGACTAACTACGACTGGCGCAAGGTGGAAGCGAGACTGAATGCGCTGCCCCAATACGTCACTGAAATCGACGGGCTCGACATTCACTTCATCCACGTACGATCGAAGCAGAAAGATGCGTTGCCGATGATCATCACGCATGGATGGCCCGGCTCGATCATCGAGCAAATGAAGGTCATCGATCCGCTGACCAATCCGACAGCGCACGGCGGCAGTGCATCGGATGCGTTCGATGTCGTGATTCCGTCGCTTCCCGGCTACGGGTTCTCCGGCAAGCCGACGGCAACAGGTTGGGACCCAGCGCGGATTGCACGCGCGTGGGTGGTGCTGATGCAGCGTCTCGGCTACACGCGATACGTCGCGCAGGGCGGAGATTGGGGCAATGCAGTGACGGAGCAGATGGCGCTTCTCACGCCGCCGGGACTCATCGGCATTCATACGAACATGCCCGCCACCGTACCCGACGACATTGCGAATGCGCTCAAGTACGGCAACCCGCCGCCCGCCGGTCTGTCGCCCGATGAACAGCACGCGTTCGATCAACTGGACTACTTCTACAAGCATGGCCTGGGTTACGCGCAAGAGATGGCGGGCCGGCCGCAAACGCTGTATGGCATCGAAGATTCGCCGATCGGTCTTGCCGCGTGGATGCTCGATCACGACGCCGCGAGTCAGGCGATGATTGCGCGCGTGTTCAACGGTCAGACGGAAGGACTGTCGCGCGACGATGTACTCGACAATGTCACGCTGTATTGGGTGACGAATACGGGCATCTCGTCGGCGCGTCTCTATTGGGAGAACAAGCTCAACTTCTTTGCGCCGAAGCACGTCACGATTCCCGTCGCGGTCAGCGTGTTCCCGGATGAAATCTACTCGGCGCCAAAGAGCTGGACGGAAAAGGCGTATCCGAAGCTGATTCACTACAACCGTTTGCCCAGAGGCGGGCACTTTGCAGCCTGGGAGCAACCGCAAGAGTTCACGGACGAGGTGCGCGTGAGCTTCCGCTCGCTGCGCTGA
- a CDS encoding aldo/keto reductase: MQQRELGKSGLKVSAIGLGCMGLSFAYGPATEEQQAIRLLHSALDQGVTFFDTAEAYGPHTNETLLGNALSANRDKVVIATKFGFIDGQPPKGLDSRPETIRAVTEASLKRLKTDHIDLLYQHRVDPAVPIEDVAGTVRDLIKEGKVLHFGLSEAGASTIRRAHAVQPVAAVQSEYSLWWREPEASVLPTLEELGIGFVPFSPLGKGFLTGAIDASTTFDKTDFRNIVPRFTEENRKANAALVEALGAIADSKGVTRAQIALAWLLAQKPWMAPIPGTTKLSRLEENIGAASIVLSAEELAQIDTALHGIAIVGDRYPAHLQQRVDR, translated from the coding sequence ATGCAGCAGCGCGAACTGGGCAAGTCCGGTCTCAAGGTATCCGCCATCGGACTGGGCTGTATGGGACTGAGTTTCGCATACGGCCCCGCGACGGAAGAGCAGCAGGCAATCCGTCTGCTTCACTCGGCGCTCGATCAGGGCGTCACCTTCTTCGACACCGCCGAAGCCTACGGCCCCCACACGAACGAGACCTTGCTCGGCAACGCTCTGTCGGCGAATCGCGACAAGGTCGTCATCGCCACCAAGTTCGGTTTCATCGACGGCCAGCCGCCGAAAGGTCTCGACAGCCGTCCGGAAACCATCCGGGCCGTCACCGAAGCTTCGCTCAAGCGGCTGAAAACGGACCACATCGATTTGCTTTACCAGCATCGCGTCGATCCCGCCGTGCCGATCGAAGACGTCGCAGGCACCGTGCGCGATCTCATCAAGGAAGGCAAGGTATTGCACTTCGGTTTGTCCGAGGCAGGCGCAAGCACGATCCGCCGCGCGCACGCCGTGCAACCCGTCGCCGCCGTGCAAAGCGAGTACTCGTTGTGGTGGCGCGAGCCGGAAGCCTCCGTGCTGCCGACGCTCGAAGAGCTGGGCATCGGTTTCGTGCCGTTCAGCCCGCTGGGCAAAGGCTTCCTGACGGGAGCCATCGACGCCAGCACGACCTTCGACAAAACGGACTTCCGTAACATCGTGCCGCGATTCACGGAAGAGAACCGCAAGGCCAATGCGGCACTCGTCGAAGCGCTCGGCGCGATTGCCGATAGCAAAGGCGTGACGCGCGCGCAGATCGCGCTGGCATGGTTGCTTGCACAAAAGCCGTGGATGGCGCCGATTCCCGGCACCACGAAGCTGTCTCGCCTCGAAGAAAATATCGGCGCGGCTTCGATCGTGTTGTCAGCGGAGGAACTCGCGCAAATCGACACGGCGCTGCATGGCATCGCGATTGTCGGCGACCGCTATCCTGCGCATCTTCAGCAACGCGTCGACCGCTAA
- a CDS encoding GFA family protein, protein MSHKGSCHCGRIAFEVEGEPTSVMACNCSICQRKGALMWFVPFEHLHLTTPEQNASTYTFNKHVIRHRFCPVCGMHPYGEGTAPDGRPMAAINVRCLEDIDIDALPITHYDGRSH, encoded by the coding sequence ATGTCGCACAAGGGAAGCTGTCATTGCGGACGCATCGCTTTCGAGGTCGAAGGCGAGCCAACCAGCGTCATGGCGTGCAACTGTTCGATATGCCAGCGCAAAGGCGCGCTGATGTGGTTCGTTCCCTTCGAGCACCTCCATCTCACGACACCCGAGCAGAACGCCAGCACGTACACCTTCAACAAGCACGTGATCCGCCACCGCTTCTGCCCCGTTTGCGGCATGCATCCGTATGGCGAAGGCACCGCGCCCGACGGTCGCCCGATGGCGGCCATCAACGTGCGCTGTCTCGAAGATATCGATATCGATGCGTTGCCCATCACGCATTACGACGGGCGCTCGCATTGA
- a CDS encoding LysR family transcriptional regulator, producing MPRPGLSELSAFVSIAQHRSFSAAARAMGVTPSALSHAMRALEGRLNVRLFTRTTRSMALTEAGEQLLRRVSPAIRDLEDAVDEATSAQHRPSGSIRINCSENGAREVIQQVLPTFLEKYPEIHVEFVVDTRLVDIVAGGFDAGIRVMEDVPRDMIAVRFGPEMRFCAVASPEYIERHGMPQNPNDLLDHRCIRFRFESGALFRWDLEHRGRRVSLDVGGSVTLGNLNLMVWAALSGIGIAWVPETLVSELLAAGVLIDVLPAAGPSFGQCCLYYPANRHTPPALHLFANAVREWAREQNERTPNPA from the coding sequence ATGCCGCGTCCCGGTCTGTCGGAACTATCGGCCTTCGTTTCCATTGCACAACACCGCAGCTTCAGCGCCGCTGCGCGCGCGATGGGCGTGACGCCGTCCGCGCTGAGTCACGCGATGCGCGCGCTGGAGGGACGTCTGAACGTGCGGCTGTTCACGCGCACGACGCGATCGATGGCACTCACCGAGGCCGGCGAGCAGTTATTGCGTCGCGTGAGTCCCGCAATTCGCGATCTCGAAGACGCGGTGGATGAAGCTACGTCGGCGCAGCACCGGCCTTCGGGATCGATTCGCATCAATTGTTCCGAGAATGGCGCTAGAGAAGTGATCCAGCAGGTGCTGCCGACGTTCCTCGAGAAATATCCCGAGATTCATGTGGAGTTCGTGGTGGATACGCGGCTCGTCGATATCGTGGCGGGTGGTTTCGACGCGGGTATCCGCGTGATGGAAGACGTGCCGCGGGACATGATCGCGGTCCGCTTCGGACCTGAGATGCGCTTTTGCGCGGTTGCCTCACCCGAGTACATCGAGCGACATGGCATGCCGCAAAATCCGAACGATTTGCTCGACCACCGCTGCATCCGTTTTCGCTTCGAGAGCGGCGCGCTGTTCCGCTGGGATCTCGAACATCGCGGCCGACGCGTGTCGCTCGATGTCGGCGGTTCTGTCACCCTCGGCAACCTGAATCTGATGGTGTGGGCCGCGCTGTCGGGAATCGGCATCGCGTGGGTGCCCGAGACGCTGGTGAGCGAGCTTCTTGCAGCAGGCGTGCTGATCGACGTGCTGCCGGCGGCCGGGCCGTCGTTCGGGCAATGCTGCCTCTATTACCCGGCAAACCGGCATACGCCGCCTGCGCTGCATCTGTTCGCGAACGCGGTGCGCGAGTGGGCGCGCGAGCAGAATGAGCGGACGCCCAATCCCGCCTGA